One genomic segment of Hordeum vulgare subsp. vulgare chromosome 2H, MorexV3_pseudomolecules_assembly, whole genome shotgun sequence includes these proteins:
- the LOC123430028 gene encoding CRIB domain-containing protein RIC7-like, which translates to MSTKMKKGILRPFRYFSNIIDAKEQDMQIGFPTDVKHVAHIGWDGPSVPNKEKEAGAPSWMKDYHSAPLDSASFRSDRGGSAASNPWASQEIVLDGAGLGDNSFRDTKSEAGGIEVTAGDSPPSPGTRRSRRNRSRGSDTSSMDVTTGITDTSEKKEKAKKGTRKNRKKDKDKATEDTAGSTCQDLPAVPKKSNRRKNKGSSEGSGGASTKDGGGVPEEGTTPLTLVAEEEKDHEL; encoded by the exons ATGAGCacgaagatgaagaaggggatccTGAGGCCCTTCCGCTACTTCTCAAACATAATTG ATGCCAAGGAACAAGACATGCAAATTGGTTTCCCAACGGATGTCAAACATGTGGCACACATCGGATGGGATGGACCTAGCGTcccaaacaaggagaaggaggcaggAGCACCTAGTTGG ATGAAAGACTACCACTCAGCACCTCTGGATTCGGCCTCGTTTAGGAGTGACAGGGGAGGTTCTGCTGCCTCTAACCCATGGGCTTCTCAAG AAATAGTTCTAGATGGAGCAGGCCTCGGAGATAACTCTTTCAGGGATACTAAAAGTGAAGCTGGTGGAATCGAGGTCACCGCCGGTGACTCACCACCGTCCCCGGGCACCCGTCGGTCAAGGCGAAACCGCTCCCGGGGTTCTGACACCTCCTCAATGGATGTCACAACAGGTATTACTGATACctcagagaagaaggagaaggccaagaaagGCACCCGAAAGAATAGAAAGAAAGACAAGGACAAGGCGACTGAAGACACTGCCGGTTCCACCTGTCAAGACCTCCCTGCCGTGCCCAAGAAGTCCAACCGCCGAAAAAACAAAGGAAGCTCTGAAGGAAGTGGTGGTGCATCAACCAAGGATGGCGGAGGTGTCCCGGAGGAGGGCACAACACCACTAACTCTGGTGGCCGAAGAAGAAAAGGATCATGAATTGTAA